Genomic DNA from Leptolyngbya iicbica LK:
GGAAGACAAACACATGAATAAATTGGCCCTGATGGGAATCGCCGCCGCTGCTGCCACAGCCTCGATGGTTGCCGCTGCCCCCGCCGAAGCTGCCCTCTTTACTGTGGGGGGCACGCAGTATGAAGTCACCACTATCGAGGGGTTTTTCCCCGATTTTCTGTCAACGCTAGAAAATCAGGTCTGGTGGGGTGACGCAACGCTAGCGACTGAGTTTGCGACCGTCGTGAACGACGATTTAGGTCTGCCGAACGGTGATTCTACTTCGGGTAACACTAATATCCTCGGTCCTATATTTCTTTATCAGGAGCTTATTCCTGGTAGCACCGCCTTAGGCAGCGCGTGGAATACCACCCAAAACCCTCCAAGCGCAGCACCAGCTGCAGCTATTGGCGGCGTAAGATCCACGTTCGCTGTGGCCACAGAAGTCGCCGAGTCGGTGCCCGAGCCGATGACGCTGTTGGGTCTGGGGGCAGTTGGCCTGGTGGGTGCAGGCTCGGCCCTCAAGCGCCAGCGGTCGGCTAAGGCGTAAGCCGTGGCGCTACATTCTTGAGTTCAATGAACTGGTTCAGGCGGGGCGATCGTCCCGCTTTTTTATTGGCAGGGGTGCGTTAGGGGCGATTGTCCTGCGGACAGGCTAGCGCCAACGCCCTTTTTGGCGTGAAGGGAAGGAGGGCGGGTGGAGCGATCGCAATTGACATGGTCTATTGCAGGGCTCGTTGCACGACTGCTCGGAGGGCTTCAATAAATTGAGCTGGCGTCTGAATCACCAAGCCCGCCCGCTCAGCAACCGCAGGCGTAAAGTCTTTTGTATTCAAACTCAGCAGGCGAT
This window encodes:
- a CDS encoding PEP-CTERM sorting domain-containing protein, with amino-acid sequence MNKLALMGIAAAAATASMVAAAPAEAALFTVGGTQYEVTTIEGFFPDFLSTLENQVWWGDATLATEFATVVNDDLGLPNGDSTSGNTNILGPIFLYQELIPGSTALGSAWNTTQNPPSAAPAAAIGGVRSTFAVATEVAESVPEPMTLLGLGAVGLVGAGSALKRQRSAKA